In the genome of Channa argus isolate prfri chromosome 8, Channa argus male v1.0, whole genome shotgun sequence, the window GCAATGTCTTATTTAGGTTATTGGTAGACTAACGTTACTGTGTCCGATCTGTCGCTAGCCACATGCATGTCGGTAGATAAATAAACCATCAGCCACACCAAAACACCACCAAAGTAAAGCTGTCCagtgcttttttcccccttaaatACAACCAGATGAGCAGCATCAAACAACTGCAGACATTTACATTGCATGTGCGGGATTACCTGCACACATATTTTCAAAACCtctcattaaaataataatagtaataataatgatacgtttcaaaatgttattgctcttattttacAGCGCCTCGCCTGTCCATGGTTGGCTCCTTTTCACTAAGGTAAGAACTTCTTTAATATGGCTCCTGGTCGTACAACTGCTACACTGTCGTGCCCTTTACAGGAGTTTACTCTTTAAACTTCTATTAATACTTTTTTCATTCCGATATTGAAAAGCTCAGCTGGTTAGATTCACACTGAAAATTCATGGTGAAATATCAGCCCAAAgcatcatatttaaatataaaattagaaTATATAAGTATTAGAATATCTTACAGTTGTTTTCATATGTTACACATCCATTTCTTACctacactgtatttattttatgtattagtattatatatatttttttgtatacaATACTACAATACTAAgttgcacaaaaacatttgctctTGTTTCCTGCAGCAGGAGCTCTCCAGGAACTTACCGACTGTTCAGTCAGTCAAGTTAATTTCTAAAGTTTAGTTAGGATTAGACACAATCTGCATCGTAAACAGTAACACCTGTCCATCACAAACAATGCCTTAGACTGATCAAGTTTCCCACAGTGAAATTACAATATTGCCCTCTTGTGGAATAATTATTTCCCCATTTATTCGGtgaatgtttaaacatttaaaatactgtacGTTCAGGTTCTCTGTTGCTACAGTCATTGTAATTTTTCTCTCTGATCTGCTCTCCATCCAACAGGCCCatcacagtttttactgttCAGCAGAAGACTCTGCACAGCGATGCTAGAAGTGAGAATACCAGCACAAGGTGGGTTTACCAAAAATACTCAGGTTGAGGAGCAGACGTTCTGTAAACACACATGGTGAATCCTGCCTCCCtatttcttttgcagcgtggtTCCATTCAGAGGGAAGAGCACAGCAGTGGCTGCAGCGAAACCAGCCGCTGTAGCCAGCAGCAAGGGAGAGTATGTAATCACTAAGCTGGACGACCTTGTTAACTGGGCACGCAGGGTGAGTAAAAGAGATTCTCTTCTTTGTGGTAACATCCAGCACTTGTGTGGGGTAGACTAAAGAATGTCTACAGTGTTTTCTCGTTTCTACAGAACATCCTCTGTGACCAATAAAGAGTGAGACAGTTTGATCTCAggttaattttttaattattgtacgCTTTATTGACATTGCCCAATATCACAAATGATGCATTTTCCAATGGGAAAATACGTGTACAGCACTAGACACACGCCATCTAATAAGAAAATTGCAATCCAGAGCACATCAAGAGACTTTCAGTTGCAGCCAAATGGACCTGAGCCACATAATCTTTTCTCCACCATGAAGATCTGGAAAAAGgacagacaaataaacaaaaatgcaaatgcacaaaaGGGAAAACCAAAGCACACCATTCACATTTAAAAGagatgagaaacaaaaacacagatggagACTGAGACAttgacaaacatacaaacatgcacacaaggAAGAAAGCGAATCCCCTAGATGTGACTCCATTTGTCACTTTCTGGCTATTTGTCACGTTCTGATCTAAAATGTCCTATTTGTGATGTGGCTCTGAAAATATCTTAAATGTTAATTTGCCTTAGGTTTGCTCTTATACAGtatacattgtttgtttttgaagtttAATCATAATCATTAATATTTTAGCAATTAATTGAAAACTAATAATTAAACTTtgaaacttttaatttaaatgtcattcaTCAATGAGAGAAGTCTGACTGTCACAGTTAGGAGcctttctataaaaaaaattattattattttttttgtcctttcggcttatcccatgagttcaggttcgccacagcggatcatagtctgcatgttgatttggcacagtttttacgctggatgcccttcctgacccaacccttcccaatttctaccgagcttggaccggcactgcagtTAGGCGCTTTATAAGCCCAGGGTATAATTTGCGGTTTCAGGTCTTATTCGCCTCGCCCTGTATTCTTAAGAgaagaaataatattaaaattcaCTGTGATAATGTCATGATATAATTATAATGTACTCTCGCTGGTCTTGTATTAGTTATAAATTGAAGACTTATTTTGGGCTAGATTGGCTTATCCGTGCTGTATTTTCCTCCCCAGAGCTCTCTGTGGCCGATGACCTTTGGCCTGGCTTGCTGTGCAGTGGAGATGATGCACATGGCAGCACCCCGTTATGACATGGACCGTTTTGGAGTCACTTTTAGAGCAAGTCCACGCCAGTCTGACGTCATGATTGTTGCGGGAACCCTGACCAATAAGATGGCTCCAGCTCTGAGAAAGGTGAGAAAGCTTTAAAGGGGCAGTTCTACTATTGCTCCTCTGAATAGAAGTTTGACAGTGAGGTCTAAagtttttttaggtttgtgaAATGGAGGGATAATGATGTAATGGACCCTGTTAGAAgagccctctctctctcctttcctctcagATGTTTCTGTCTGCGAACCCTCGGAACAGTATATCTATGTAAATGCTGGCAGGATTATGACCAGGCTGTCGGTGGATTGCTAGACTGGCATGAAGCCTTCCTCCAGCTGAAAGGACAGATTAGTTCTTAGTCAGACGTTCTAGAAGAGCTGAACAACTCCTTTTCTCCAACAGGTGTATGATCAGATGCCTGAGCCAAGATACGTCGTTTCCATGGGAAGGTAATTTACAACCTGTACAGATTTACAGATTCTCCtgtcctctctttttcttcagcaACTCATTAACCAGCTATCTTAATTCTCCACAGCTGACACTTTTATATTTGAAAGTTTGTCCCTGTGTTGTTCAAgtcattgtgtcttttttttgccCCTCTGATAGCTATGTAATTTCTATCTGTGCTGGTATAAGAACAGCATTTATACGTGCACTCTAAATTATGTTTTCTCTCCTAGCTGTGCTAATGGAGGAGGCTACTATCACTACTCCTACTCTGTCGTCAGAGGCTGTGACCGAATCGTACCCGTTGATATTTATGTTCCAGGTAAACTTTAATGCACTGTGTGGATAtgataatttataaaatgaaaatcctTATAAgttgcaaagaaaaatgctgtttaaaatcAGACATTTCAAACATATAATATATGTTAAAAAGGATTTGGATGGACTGGTACCTCTAGGTCCTACACATGTAGTTCCAATTTGAAGAAATCTAAGCAGCATCCAGTGCAGCATCCAGTGCTATTTTCCAACTTTGTAGCGACTCTTTGCCCTTGTCCTTTACCATGACAACACCTCTGCACAAAGTGAGATGCTAGTTTGGTATGGAATAACTCTGCACTGAGGCTAGTCACACCTAATCCTGACTTCAATTTCGATTCAAACCCATACCGTGAGCTAGACAACGTCAGTGGCCAACCTAGTTCAGTTTGCAGTTTAGACAGAAGGCAATGTGTATAAAGACCTATTGCTTCATGTAGctgtaaaacaatgaaataaggAAAACACGTGAAATACGATGTTCTTGTCACAATACAAAGTAATCTAAACAGTTTCGGCTGTTTTTGATGGATTAGGTGCTACATCACAGCACATTCAAATGAGTAAGTTTAAGATTTGTCTGAATACAGCTCATAGAGAGCAATATGAGAGTGGGGGCTGTTGAAGCAGCCGAGAAATGCTGATGATGTTTGAATGGCATCAGAACAAAGTATAATTCTTACTCTTACTGTCAAAGGTTTTATCACGTCAGTACTTGTGGGATCCATATATTTGGGTGCACAATTAAGGATCACAAACAGTAGAGGCAGTTATTTTAGTAACAATAGTAAATTATATGATCAgttattctaattatttattgtattttaagtaaaacTTTGTATTGTGGTAGTAGATTTAGTAGTCTGCGTTAAAGTCCTAACTCTTGTTGTCCTGCTGTCTGTTTTACTGCAAATGTGTTCACCACTAACAATATATTGTAGTTTGGTACATAGTTTGGTCGAGCCATTATTTTGCAGTGTCTTTCAGATTGAAAAGATCAGTGCgtgaagtaaataaataaatagatggaTTATATACTAGTTGCCGGAGAATGAATGAAGTCCCGGTTTCTGGGTAAAATGTCCAAACGTTATAAGAGTTTTTATCTCTCATCTGTTGTCAGGTTGTCCCCCGACTGCAGAGGCTCTCCTTTATGGGATTTTgcagctgcaaaagaaaattaaacgTGAGAAGAAGCTGAAGATCTGGTATCGGAAATGAGTGTTGTATGTCTGAGTGTAAATGTTGTATTTCTGGTTTCATTTGGAGCAATACTCCTCCTCCATGTAGAGCTGCAGGaactaactaaaataaaatcattgttGTAATTTACAGATAGTTTACTCACACTCATTTATTAAACACAGAAGCAGTTGAGATTTTTTTCCTGGAGACGGTTTCTAGAACTGTAGGTACTCTTTGAGTTTTGTACTTGCCAGAATTTAACccacagtttaaatatttctcttgtTTAATAAGAAACTCTGGATCATTCATAAACATAAGATATGATTGTTCTTTCCAATATCTTCAAATGACgcttaaaaatgcaatttatcaGGAAATCGTAAGGATATAAAGATCTATTCTGGTTGGCTGTTTACATGCAGTTTATTTGCCCTAACAATCATTACACACActgtagaattttttttttcccctttcggCTCATCCCACTGGATCAATACATTAGATTTATTGTGTGCTGAGCGATGCATTACTGTAACATCcgaagccaaatttgagccactaGGTGGCTCCTGTGATCACCGGCTCTGACCTTCATCGTTCTGTCCACCCAGCAGCGGTAACgagtaaaatgcatttttattgttaatcttgagtagtgttgtttttttttgttttttttaatctctgagCACTATGCAAACccacaaataaaatatcagaTCATCTGTTTAGATCTGAATTTTTGTGTGGAAATTAAATCCTCTACAATATCTGATGCAGTATTCATAACATTTTGCTAAAACTATGAATAAGCTGCTCTACTTAGGTATGCAGAGTTGCTTTTATATAGCTGCAACATCACAGGTTCTGTGCTCTGTGACACTAAAGTAAACTGAAGTGAGACACTTTATTCCAGCTGGTTTTAGGTTGCTCTGGATAACGCTTTGCTTCTCTGCCTTGTTGACTGCAGCTTCAAGAAGATTTAAGTAAAACCTGAATCTACATACTATACATTCAGTAACTGGGATTCTTTCACACATTAAATGGGCAGAAGGATTTAATCATAAACAGCCTTTACCacattttaagatattttaGAGTCACAAAGTTACTTAGCTATGAACAGTCTTCTTTTAGTTTAATAGGTATTGTTATGAGAACCccttttggtttggtttttgaaCTATTGTGACTGTTGAGGTATCGTGATATTAATGTAACACAATAGACACAACACTATCTTTTGCTTTGCTTGGCAACAGTTTTcttcatttggatttttttgaaaaacaacaaaaaaaaaacaacgggTCCACTTATCATTTCAGTCTTTCTTTCTGCATATAAAGTCTACTTCTTCctctttgtactgtatttttctaAGAGAGTTGACTAACTTCCAAAAATACAAGAGTCATGTGTTCCTGCTTTAGACCTGAGATCTGCCAGCTGCTGTGGTTTCCCACCTGAGTGCAGCCTGGTGTTGCATCATTCAACCACCTAATGATTAATGTGTCTTTGCCAGGTGGTAACTTATTCCCACGTGTCCAGATAACATGCACCGTTATCTGTGAacctaaatgaaaacacactgtataCTGTTTACACGTGTTCAGATAATGTGTTATCTGACTTGAAACACACAGTATGCTGAACTCTGTCCACagtattacataaaataaatcaaggaaaattaaacatttttctcagttACCTGCTCAGGTTTCTCAGATTTTCAACCATTTAAGGTGGGAGCTCCCAACATCTTTACGTGAAATATTCATATTGTAGAAAACCACACTCTTGATGCACAGACCATTGggcaattttacattgatttGTCAAATTTTGACATGACTAAAGTGGGTCTGCAACTTTGTAATATGTCTTCCAGGACAGCAAAAAAGATGCTGGGTGATAAAACATCGATAAGGGTCAATGGGGtataaattcatttttagtGGTTACTTTCCTACTCTTGTTTTTgcgaaaaataaaatgtacagtattagtGAATGGATATATCACAGTCTGCTCAGAGAGTGTGTGAAATGAAGACATTAGTCTGAAAGTGTGAACTGAAACCACATGGGATAAGAAACAGATGTGCAATAAATACAAGCAGGTATAAACAATTGTGGTGGGTTTATTGACAGATGGCTCACAGTGAAATAAATGCAAAGAGGTCAGTCGGGTCAGACAAAaagacactttaaaataaaaaataaaaattagcaGTAGTGTCAATGCACTTTACTCTTTGAGGATGGTGGGAGTTATCATCTTATTAAAGGAGTAGTATTTGCATTCACTGGGTGGTGCAATGTCCATGGTGGCTGTGCTGATCTTCTCCTTCTTGAAGCCGGCTTGGAGCAGATGAGGCACCTGCGTCTCCTAAAAATCATTAACAGACAGAGTTTGTCAGTGTGAGGTGACTAGCGGTTTTATCGAATTCTACAGCCAGTTAATATTAACTAAAATTATTGCAGCACGTAATTTAGGTAACACTTGACCCTGACAGAGATATGCATTCAGGACTGTGGAAATCCACTGAATACTAGAGTGTACTGTACATGGTCCTGTTAAAAAATACGACAACTCTAGATTCATAGTTCACCCAAAACCAGGGACTGAATGATTACACCGATATTTAGTACTGACAGGagaaagtttaaaagaaaaaactgtgtaGATGAGTATAGAaacatatgtacatgcaggtgTGCTGCATGGTACAGTTGAGCATCCAGTCATGCTCTAAAGGATGTGTAAAAATGCTGAGTAGGCCCAGCTGATTCTGGTTTTGGATcaaaatggaaagagaaaaagaagaagtgacTTTGAAAGTGGATTTATTGCTTGGGCACAGACGGCAGAGCATCAGTCACAGAGACTGCTTAACTGGCTCAATAGGAACAGTGACTAACCAGACATCTGCATTTAGATCTATGGAAAAGACATCAGTAATTACTGTAGGGTCAGAGAGCAACTCTTGCTCTGGAGAG includes:
- the ndufs7 gene encoding NADH dehydrogenase [ubiquinone] iron-sulfur protein 7, mitochondrial; protein product: MRNVKMAALVAPRLSMVGSFSLRPITVFTVQQKTLHSDARSENTSTSVVPFRGKSTAVAAAKPAAVASSKGEYVITKLDDLVNWARRSSLWPMTFGLACCAVEMMHMAAPRYDMDRFGVTFRASPRQSDVMIVAGTLTNKMAPALRKVYDQMPEPRYVVSMGSCANGGGYYHYSYSVVRGCDRIVPVDIYVPGCPPTAEALLYGILQLQKKIKREKKLKIWYRK